A region of Armatimonadota bacterium DNA encodes the following proteins:
- a CDS encoding PEP-CTERM sorting domain-containing protein (PEP-CTERM proteins occur, often in large numbers, in the proteomes of bacteria that also encode an exosortase, a predicted intramembrane cysteine proteinase. The presence of a PEP-CTERM domain at a protein's C-terminus predicts cleavage within the sorting domain, followed by covalent anchoring to some some component of the (usually Gram-negative) cell surface. Many PEP-CTERM proteins exhibit an unusual sequence composition that includes large numbers of potential glycosylation sites. Expression of one such protein has been shown restore the ability of a bacterium to form floc, a type of biofilm.), producing MRFLSLALICVSIFAPATLSAAPSAYTILDLGSTSQRDVFLNERGQVAFSADGKAFRYTDNVGLEFLASNPYFLLIGGINDRGQVSMATSGDGVLDIQRYSDGVGLESLAKADALLTLTRPNNLGDIAYADTTGGYYIGITGVQCFATPWLPGIRPAVYDMNDSGTVLSSYVYPVSGGGGAYSFAPPDDYRRLTPLLSASALNNLGGVIGTTDQGPAIRWANGTVTQLGGSAFGRDINDAGAWVGNQYLDEDATEAWLGTKNGMVILNTLIDPALGWNLAYARSINNAGQIGGTGFLNGQRHAFRLAPTNSIPEPGSLALLCVSILPLLAALRRRPKP from the coding sequence ATGCGCTTTCTTTCTCTCGCTTTGATCTGCGTCTCGATCTTTGCGCCGGCCACGCTCAGCGCGGCGCCGTCCGCCTATACCATCCTCGACCTTGGATCCACGTCCCAGCGCGATGTCTTCCTCAACGAACGCGGCCAGGTCGCTTTCTCGGCTGACGGGAAGGCATTCCGGTATACGGACAACGTTGGCTTGGAATTCCTGGCATCGAATCCTTACTTCCTCTTAATTGGCGGGATAAACGACCGGGGGCAAGTGTCGATGGCGACCTCTGGCGATGGCGTACTCGACATTCAGCGCTATTCAGACGGCGTTGGTCTTGAGTCGCTGGCCAAAGCAGACGCTCTGCTCACCCTGACGCGCCCGAACAACTTGGGTGATATCGCGTATGCCGACACCACCGGCGGGTACTACATTGGTATCACGGGGGTCCAGTGCTTTGCCACTCCATGGCTCCCGGGGATACGTCCCGCCGTTTACGATATGAACGACAGCGGTACCGTCTTGAGCAGCTACGTCTACCCGGTATCCGGCGGCGGAGGTGCCTATTCATTCGCGCCACCAGATGACTATCGTCGGCTCACCCCGCTCCTGTCTGCTTCGGCGCTGAACAATCTGGGTGGTGTCATCGGTACCACCGACCAAGGACCCGCGATTCGATGGGCCAACGGAACCGTGACCCAGTTGGGTGGTTCTGCCTTTGGCCGGGACATAAACGATGCCGGAGCCTGGGTAGGCAACCAGTACCTCGACGAAGATGCGACCGAGGCATGGTTGGGCACGAAGAACGGAATGGTCATTCTCAATACGCTCATCGATCCCGCTCTCGGTTGGAACCTCGCGTACGCTAGAAGCATCAACAATGCCGGGCAGATCGGCGGCACCGGGTTCCTGAACGGCCAGCGCCACGCCTTCCGCCTCGCGCCCACGAACTCCATTCCTGAGCCGGGCTCACTGGCGCTCTTGTGCGTCTCAATCCTTCCGTTGCTTGCAGCTTTACGCCGCCGCCCCAAACCCTGA